A genomic region of Calditrichota bacterium contains the following coding sequences:
- the fliJ gene encoding flagellar export protein FliJ, translated as MKKFKFKLEKLENSKRHFEQKAAFQLAEKIRLQNFEEMKLKQLRKLEHDIIQEMTEKSVFKATEMVVYYTYLNQVRKSKKDQELRLDKAKDETEQARLELTRISQEKKILEKLHEKKFKEYIYAFNQEDQKAIDELATQGKVRKKWQIQAQ; from the coding sequence GTGAAAAAATTCAAGTTTAAGCTGGAAAAATTAGAAAACAGCAAACGGCATTTTGAACAAAAAGCGGCCTTTCAATTGGCTGAAAAAATAAGGCTGCAGAATTTTGAGGAGATGAAATTGAAGCAGCTCCGGAAACTGGAGCATGATATCATTCAGGAAATGACCGAAAAAAGTGTTTTCAAGGCGACCGAAATGGTCGTCTATTACACGTACTTAAATCAAGTTCGAAAGTCAAAAAAGGATCAGGAATTGCGCCTTGATAAGGCTAAAGATGAAACGGAACAGGCTCGTTTGGAACTGACGCGGATCTCGCAGGAAAAGAAAATTCTGGAAAAACTACACGAGAAAAAATTTAAAGAATATATTTACGCCTTCAATCAGGAAGATCAAAAAGCAATTGACGAATTGGCAACCCAGGGCAAGGTACGAAAAAAATGGCAAATACAGGCTCAGTAA